In Oceanivirga salmonicida, the DNA window TAAAAAGCAATATTTTTGAAAATAAATCTCATTTTTTGGTATATATGATATAATAATCCATAAAAAAAAATGAGTACCTGACTCAAACAATAATATGTAATTTCCTAGTACTCTTTTTTATTAATATATATCATTTCATTTTCAAATTCTAAAATTTATACTGTATTTTCGTAATTATTACAGACATTATAACCTACATTTATTCTTTCAAAAAAATTAACTTATAATAATAAAACAAAAATATGTACTTTAACCTTCAAAATAGTTTTCACTTTTATGCTTGATTTATTAGTACATATTTTATATATAATATAAAAAATTTAATAATATATTAATAATTTTAATTTATAATTCATTATAATTTTTTACTACTAAATTTATAATTTCATCATCTTCTAATCCTGTAATTTGCTTAAATACTTTTTCAACTGGTATCTCATTTAACATTTTTTCCAGTTCTAAAGATTGTTGATCATCTACAGATCTATATTTAAGTATATATGAACATATAGTAGCTAAATTATTAATTTCTAGTCCTCTTTCTTTACATTCTCTTATTGGTTTTATAAATCTTTCATTATATCCCAATTTTCTTATTGGGGTTCTACAAACTCTAGATGTTTCATCAATTATATATGGGTTTTCAAAACGTTTTATTACATTATTCACATAATCTGTTAAATCTTTTTTATTAAAATTCCATTTTTTTAATAATAATTCCTTTGTTTCGTTCAAAACTAATAATAATTGATTTTTAATTGATTTATCCTTTAAACCTTCATTAACAATTTTTATTCCTTTATAATTTGCAATGTAACTTAATGCTGCATGCCCTGTATTTACAGTAAATAATTTCCTTTCTATATATGGGGATAAATCTGAAACATAATGAACTCCTTTAATATTTTTATTATCAGGTACTTTAATTTTTAATTCTTCTATTATCCATTCAGAAAATTTTTCTACTTCAACTAATAATTTATCTTTATGTGATTGCTGTGGCACAATTCTATCTACTGCTGCATTAGGAAATGCTACATATTTTAAAATAAACTCCTTTTCTTTTTCATTTAAATATTCGAATATTTTTTTTTGTAAAAATGAGGATCCATCTATCATATTTTCACAAGCAATTACATCTAATTTTTTAGTGTTATTTTCTTTATATTTAATTTTAAAAGCTTCTGCAATATCTTTTGCTATAATTGGTAAAACATTCGGACCAATAGCTGTTGTAATTAATTCTGATTCAAGTAAGACTTTATATAATAACTTTTTTTCATTTTTTATATGTATGCCGTTAAAATTGTTAATAACTTTTTCAATTACATTTTTATCAAGAATTTTTATATTATATGTATCTCTATTTTTTAATTCATTTATAATAGTATCATCTATATCCACAAAATTAATTTCATAGTTATTATCATTTAATATTTGTGCTATAAATCCTCTTCCTATATTTCCAGCACCAAAATGTAAATTACGCATTTTAACCTCTTTCTATTTAACTAAATATTGCTAATATTTCTTCTTTTGTTTCTGCCTTAATTAATTTCAAAACATTTTCTTCTTCTGAGCAAAAAATTGCAATTTTTGAAAGTAAATCCATATGTTCTTCTCCCACACCTGCTATACCAAAAACTATATGCACTAATGCATTTTCTAAAAATGATACTCCATCTGGAAATTGAACTATGGAAATTCCACTTTTCTTTATTGAAAATTTTGATTCATTAATTCCATGTGGAATTGCAATATAATTACCTAAATATGTTGTTACAATTTTTTCTCTCTCTAACATTGCATCAATATAAGTTTCGTCAACGCAATCATTATCAAGCAAAATTTTACCAGCTATTTTTATTGCATCATATTTTGTTTCTGCTTTTTGTTTCAAAAGAATATATTCTTTGTTTATTTGCATATAATTTCATTCCTTTCAATATTTATTTTAATTTTGAAATTATTTCATCATATTTATTAGAAGTTAAAAAATTATCAACA includes these proteins:
- a CDS encoding mannitol-1-phosphate 5-dehydrogenase produces the protein MRNLHFGAGNIGRGFIAQILNDNNYEINFVDIDDTIINELKNRDTYNIKILDKNVIEKVINNFNGIHIKNEKKLLYKVLLESELITTAIGPNVLPIIAKDIAEAFKIKYKENNTKKLDVIACENMIDGSSFLQKKIFEYLNEKEKEFILKYVAFPNAAVDRIVPQQSHKDKLLVEVEKFSEWIIEELKIKVPDNKNIKGVHYVSDLSPYIERKLFTVNTGHAALSYIANYKGIKIVNEGLKDKSIKNQLLLVLNETKELLLKKWNFNKKDLTDYVNNVIKRFENPYIIDETSRVCRTPIRKLGYNERFIKPIRECKERGLEINNLATICSYILKYRSVDDQQSLELEKMLNEIPVEKVFKQITGLEDDEIINLVVKNYNEL
- a CDS encoding PTS sugar transporter subunit IIA, whose amino-acid sequence is MQINKEYILLKQKAETKYDAIKIAGKILLDNDCVDETYIDAMLEREKIVTTYLGNYIAIPHGINESKFSIKKSGISIVQFPDGVSFLENALVHIVFGIAGVGEEHMDLLSKIAIFCSEEENVLKLIKAETKEEILAIFS